TCCCGAAGCAAGAAAATAACAAAAAGGGTCAATCTGCTTTGCTGCAATATTTAGTCCTCTCATACATATGAAAAAGAAAAGAATAACAACTACGCAAACACCAATAAATCCCATTTCTTCACCGATGTGAGCAAATATAAAATCTGTGTGTATCTCAGGTAAAAAAGCAAGTTTCTGCTTTCCTTCGCCAAGACCTTGTCCTGTAAGCCCTCCGCTTCCAAGTGCAATAAGTGACTGAACAAGCTGAAAACCGCTTCCCTGAGGATCTGACCAAGGGTCAAGAAATGAAGTTATTCTTTTCCATCTATAAGGTTCTTTTGCAAGATAAAATAAAACAGGAATTGCAAGCAAAATAGTAAGTCCCAAAAATCTTAAACTTACACCTCCGATAAAAAGCATCACAAAGGTGATTATTCCAAGTGTCATAACTGCACCAAAATCTGGTTGTTTAAGAAAAATTATCTGAAATACTCCCATTAAACTTATCGGAATTACAAAATCCTTGATACTTTCTTTATTATAACTTTCTCTGCTCATATACCATGCAAGGAAAAAAACCATTGCAAGCTTTACAAGTTCAGAAGGTTGAAAAACACTGGGCCACAGTCTGAGCCATCTTCTTGCACCTCCTGCACTTACTCCTAATGGACTAAAAACAGCAATAAGCATTATAAAAGAAATAATAAGCAGAGGAAAAACAAGTTTTTTTAATTTTGTAACAGGTAAAAATATAAATACAACTATGAAAAAAAAGCCTATAATCAATGTAAATAGTTGCTTCTGTAAGTAAATCATTCCACCTTTATCAGCATATTTTGCCTTAACAGAAGCTAAAACAGAAGTAGAACTATAAACTGCAATTAATCCAATTATTACAAGAATAGTTACAGCTATTATAAGAGTTTTATCAATAGAACCTTTTTTCATAAAGAGTTCACAATATCTTTAAATACTTCTCCTCTATGTTCAAAGTTTTTGAACATATCAAAACTTGCGCATCCAGGAGAAAGAAGCACTACATCACCAGCACGAGCAATTTCCTTTGCTTTAATCACAGCAGACTTCATATCACTTTCTAAATAGCATGGAACCAAATCTCCAAGAGCATCTGCTATCTTATGCTTTGCCTCACCGATAAGTAGTAAAGCCTTTACTTTTTCTTTTACAATACTTTTCAAAGCAGAAAAATCTCCATCTTTATCTCTTCCAC
The Thermodesulfovibrio yellowstonii DSM 11347 DNA segment above includes these coding regions:
- the ftsW gene encoding putative lipid II flippase FtsW produces the protein MKKGSIDKTLIIAVTILVIIGLIAVYSSTSVLASVKAKYADKGGMIYLQKQLFTLIIGFFFIVVFIFLPVTKLKKLVFPLLIISFIMLIAVFSPLGVSAGGARRWLRLWPSVFQPSELVKLAMVFFLAWYMSRESYNKESIKDFVIPISLMGVFQIIFLKQPDFGAVMTLGIITFVMLFIGGVSLRFLGLTILLAIPVLFYLAKEPYRWKRITSFLDPWSDPQGSGFQLVQSLIALGSGGLTGQGLGEGKQKLAFLPEIHTDFIFAHIGEEMGFIGVCVVVILFFFICMRGLNIAAKQIDPFCYFLASGITIMISIQALINFAVVTGLAPTKGLPLPFISYGGSSLVVNLIAVGVLLNLSRFDYKADFTELTLQKKNKLRTYRYYYKGRKFS